One part of the Nitrosophilus kaiyonis genome encodes these proteins:
- the nuoH gene encoding NADH-quinone oxidoreductase subunit NuoH, producing MSTGAFIIETIIKILIVLGLFSALAGFATYVERKVLAFMQRRLGPMHVGPYGVLQVLADGIKLFTKEDFIPQNAVKPIFKIAPVITAATAFIAMAAIPMFPEFTVNGYTVRPIISDVNVGLLFVLGVMAIGMYGPLLAGMSSGNKWSLLGAARTVVQLLSFEVVTGLSVLAPLMLVGSLSLIDINNYQAGGMQNWLIWTQPVAFLLFIISGYAETNRTPFDLLEHEAEVVSGYATEYSGMRWGMFFIGEYANMFTVGFLASIIFLGGFNDWGFIPGAIAILIKVFFFIFLFLWTRAAWPHIRPDQLMWLCWKVLMPIAVINVVITGIVLMI from the coding sequence ATGAGTACAGGTGCATTTATCATAGAGACTATAATTAAAATATTAATTGTTCTTGGCCTTTTTTCGGCATTAGCAGGATTTGCGACATATGTTGAAAGGAAAGTGCTTGCATTTATGCAAAGAAGATTAGGGCCTATGCATGTTGGTCCATATGGAGTTTTGCAAGTATTAGCAGATGGTATAAAGCTTTTTACAAAAGAGGACTTTATACCTCAAAATGCAGTAAAGCCAATTTTTAAGATAGCTCCAGTAATTACAGCTGCAACAGCTTTTATAGCAATGGCAGCAATTCCAATGTTTCCTGAGTTTACAGTTAATGGATATACTGTAAGACCAATTATATCTGATGTAAATGTTGGGCTTCTTTTTGTTCTTGGTGTTATGGCAATTGGTATGTATGGACCACTATTAGCTGGTATGTCTTCTGGAAATAAATGGTCACTGCTTGGTGCAGCAAGAACAGTTGTTCAACTTCTTAGCTTTGAAGTTGTAACAGGTCTTTCTGTTTTAGCACCATTAATGTTAGTAGGTTCTTTATCTTTAATTGATATCAACAATTATCAAGCAGGTGGAATGCAAAATTGGCTTATATGGACACAACCTGTAGCATTTTTACTATTTATTATATCTGGTTATGCAGAAACAAACAGGACACCTTTTGATTTATTAGAGCATGAAGCAGAAGTGGTTTCAGGTTATGCAACAGAGTATTCTGGAATGAGATGGGGAATGTTTTTTATAGGTGAATATGCAAATATGTTTACAGTTGGCTTTTTGGCAAGTATTATTTTCCTTGGTGGTTTTAATGATTGGGGATTTATTCCTGGAGCAATTGCTATTTTAATTAAAGTATTTTTCTTTATATTTTTGTTTTTATGGACAAGAGCGGCTTGGCCTCATATCAGACCAGATCAACTTATGTGGTTATGTTGGAAGGTATTGATGCCTATAGCAGTTATAAATGTTGTTATTACCGGTATTGTTCTAATGATATGA
- the nuoI gene encoding NADH-quinone oxidoreductase subunit NuoI, with protein sequence MSLEQFKNRYVGSQNYKIVQIEEYPKTPWEKFKRVVKRTFKLELFVGLKIVFMEMVRFNIHTIQYPKEKLPIGPRYRAVHKLLRLLESGNERCIGCGLCEKICIANCIRIDTKLDENGRKVPTEYTINFGRCIFCGYCAEVCPELAIVHGPDYENASDQRAHFALKEDMLTPIDKLKEQKEFQGFGAPTPEADKLIKKTPLAY encoded by the coding sequence ATGAGTTTAGAGCAGTTTAAAAATAGATATGTTGGATCACAGAATTATAAAATTGTTCAAATAGAAGAGTATCCTAAAACGCCATGGGAAAAATTTAAAAGAGTTGTAAAAAGAACATTTAAATTAGAGCTATTTGTTGGATTAAAAATAGTTTTTATGGAGATGGTGAGATTTAATATTCATACAATTCAATATCCTAAAGAAAAATTGCCTATTGGACCAAGATACAGAGCTGTACATAAACTACTTAGACTTCTTGAGAGTGGAAATGAAAGATGTATAGGTTGTGGTCTTTGTGAAAAGATATGTATTGCTAACTGTATAAGAATAGATACAAAACTTGATGAAAATGGAAGAAAAGTTCCAACAGAATATACAATAAATTTTGGTAGATGTATTTTTTGTGGATATTGTGCTGAAGTATGTCCTGAACTTGCTATCGTTCATGGACCAGATTATGAAAATGCTAGTGATCAAAGAGCTCATTTTGCACTAAAAGAGGATATGTTAACTCCTATTGATAAGTTAAAAGAGCAAAAAGAGTTTCAAGGTTTTGGTGCTCCTACACCAGAAGCTGATAAGCTTATCAAAAAAACACCATTAGCATATTAA
- a CDS encoding NADH-quinone oxidoreductase subunit J — MFEAIAFYLFAALTIAMFTITVMSKNALYSMSALAAGMIFISGFFFLLDADFLGVVQIIVYTGAVMALYAFGMMFFDTLKDVKEKNTSNKIVFLLSGIAAVLLVVIFVSPIISEKVQALYPMKEDVGNAEAVGIVLFTKYLVPFEVAAVMLLVAMIAGIVLASKRMDESLTLKEDEEIEEKVAQ, encoded by the coding sequence ATGTTTGAAGCAATAGCATTTTATCTATTTGCAGCTTTAACTATAGCAATGTTTACAATAACTGTAATGAGTAAAAATGCACTATATTCAATGAGTGCTTTAGCTGCTGGTATGATTTTCATTTCAGGTTTTTTCTTTTTACTTGATGCAGATTTTTTAGGTGTTGTACAAATAATAGTTTATACAGGCGCAGTAATGGCTCTTTATGCATTTGGTATGATGTTTTTTGACACATTAAAAGATGTTAAAGAAAAAAATACAAGTAATAAAATTGTATTTTTATTAAGTGGAATTGCAGCTGTACTTTTAGTTGTTATTTTTGTTTCTCCAATTATTTCTGAAAAAGTGCAAGCACTATATCCTATGAAAGAGGATGTGGGTAACGCTGAAGCCGTTGGTATTGTTCTTTTTACAAAATATCTAGTTCCATTTGAAGTGGCAGCAGTTATGCTTTTAGTTGCAATGATTGCAGGAATAGTTTTAGCAAGCAAGAGAATGGATGAGAGTTTAACACTAAAAGAGGATGAAGAAATAGAAGAAAAGGTTGCACAATGA
- the nuoK gene encoding NADH-quinone oxidoreductase subunit NuoK: MITLNHYLILSAILFCIGLVGILRRKNLLMLFFATEMLLNAVNIGFAAISKYYGDLTGQMFAFFIIAIAASEVAVGLGLLIIWYKRVGSIDLDTMQSMHG; encoded by the coding sequence ATGATTACATTAAATCATTACCTAATTTTATCAGCTATACTTTTTTGTATAGGTTTGGTAGGTATTTTAAGAAGAAAAAATCTTCTTATGCTTTTTTTTGCAACAGAGATGCTTTTAAATGCAGTTAATATTGGATTTGCTGCAATTTCAAAATATTATGGTGATCTTACAGGACAAATGTTTGCCTTTTTTATTATAGCTATTGCAGCAAGTGAAGTTGCAGTTGGTTTAGGGCTATTGATAATTTGGTATAAAAGAGTTGGAAGCATCGATCTTGATACGATGCAATCAATGCACGGATAA
- the nuoL gene encoding NADH-quinone oxidoreductase subunit L produces the protein MEKFLYLALFSPLVGSLFAAIFGAKPKKIFTGLVTSALLFASLFSSLYLLYYINSTGNIIHVRMLDWIAVGGLDIPFGFIVDNVSVIMMVTVTTVSALVHVYSIGYMDHDKGFNRFFSYLSAFVFSMMILVMSDNFAGLFIGWEGVGLCSWLLIGFWYQKGDVTRDINPSISPSWAANEAFIMNRIADLGMLIGLFLIYWNTGSLQYDVVFKDVSTLNIALVTSIGIFLFIGAMGKSAQFPLHTWLADAMEGPTPVSALIHAATMVTAGVYLVIRANPIYSTIPDVGLFIATLGAFVAVFAASMALVNQDLKRIIAYSTLSQLGYMFVAAGLGAYWIALFHLMTHAFFKALLFLGAGNVMHAMDDELNIFKMGGLGKTMKWTAIMMIIASLALAGIYPFAGFFSKDKILEVAFDSHHYILWFMLWAGAGMTAFYSFRLVMLVFFGEERYKKFGFHPHEAYWYMLLAMAPLAILAIIAGFFEESFEHFVTMILPEYHFHTHGIATVALIGVTTLIALSGIIFAVYKYSTGGFSPKWKETFIYKLLFNQYYIPIIYEKVFAKPYKELSQIAWKELDLRVVDATVDFIANVIYKSGFKGRVVQSGNLSNMLRWMVIGLIALLVLVIVYSPVR, from the coding sequence ATGGAAAAATTCTTATATCTGGCACTATTTTCACCACTTGTTGGCTCACTATTTGCAGCCATTTTTGGTGCAAAGCCAAAAAAAATATTTACAGGCTTAGTTACATCAGCTTTGCTTTTTGCATCACTATTTAGTTCACTGTATCTTTTATATTATATTAATAGTACAGGAAATATTATTCATGTAAGAATGCTTGATTGGATAGCAGTTGGGGGTCTTGATATTCCTTTTGGTTTTATTGTAGATAATGTATCTGTTATCATGATGGTAACAGTAACTACAGTTTCAGCATTGGTACATGTATACTCTATTGGATATATGGACCATGATAAAGGATTTAATAGATTCTTCTCATACCTTTCAGCATTCGTTTTTTCAATGATGATATTAGTTATGAGTGATAATTTTGCTGGATTATTTATAGGTTGGGAAGGTGTTGGACTTTGTTCTTGGTTATTGATTGGATTTTGGTATCAAAAAGGTGATGTTACAAGAGATATAAACCCTTCAATAAGTCCATCATGGGCAGCTAATGAAGCTTTTATTATGAATAGAATAGCTGACCTTGGCATGTTAATTGGCCTATTTTTAATCTATTGGAATACTGGAAGTTTACAGTATGATGTTGTTTTTAAAGATGTATCTACATTAAATATAGCTCTTGTTACATCTATAGGTATTTTCCTATTTATAGGTGCTATGGGTAAATCTGCTCAGTTTCCATTACATACATGGCTTGCAGATGCAATGGAGGGTCCAACACCAGTTTCAGCTCTTATACACGCTGCTACAATGGTTACAGCTGGTGTATATTTGGTTATTAGAGCAAATCCTATATATTCTACAATACCAGATGTTGGACTATTTATAGCAACACTTGGAGCATTTGTAGCAGTTTTTGCAGCTTCTATGGCTTTAGTAAATCAAGATTTAAAAAGAATCATTGCATACTCAACACTGAGTCAGCTTGGATATATGTTTGTTGCAGCTGGACTTGGTGCTTATTGGATAGCACTTTTTCATTTAATGACACATGCATTCTTTAAAGCACTACTATTTTTAGGCGCTGGTAATGTTATGCATGCTATGGATGATGAGCTTAATATTTTTAAAATGGGTGGTCTTGGAAAAACTATGAAATGGACTGCCATTATGATGATAATTGCATCTTTAGCCCTAGCAGGTATCTATCCATTTGCAGGATTTTTCTCAAAAGATAAAATATTAGAAGTAGCATTTGATTCTCACCATTACATATTATGGTTTATGTTATGGGCAGGTGCAGGTATGACAGCATTTTATAGCTTTAGACTTGTTATGCTTGTGTTCTTTGGTGAAGAGAGATATAAAAAATTTGGTTTTCACCCACACGAAGCTTATTGGTATATGCTTCTTGCAATGGCCCCATTAGCAATACTTGCTATTATTGCTGGATTTTTTGAAGAGAGCTTTGAACATTTTGTTACAATGATTTTACCAGAGTATCATTTTCATACACATGGTATAGCTACTGTTGCTTTAATAGGTGTTACTACATTAATTGCGCTTAGCGGTATTATTTTTGCTGTTTATAAATATAGTACTGGTGGCTTTAGCCCAAAATGGAAAGAGACTTTTATATATAAACTTCTTTTTAATCAATATTATATTCCTATAATTTACGAAAAAGTTTTTGCAAAACCTTATAAAGAGTTATCTCAGATTGCATGGAAAGAACTTGATTTAAGAGTTGTGGATGCAACTGTTGATTTTATTGCTAATGTAATTTATAAATCTGGATTTAAAGGTAGAGTTGTACAAAGTGGTAACCTTTCAAATATGCTTAGATGGATGGTTATCGGTCTGATTGCACTTTTAGTTTTAGTTATCGTATATAGTCCGGTAAGGTAA
- a CDS encoding NADH-quinone oxidoreductase subunit M, with translation MDHILTILVFFPALAGMLGFIVNKDSIRAYGITVAAIEFLLSLWLWFSFDGTNGGFQFVELLPLIPQYGINYYLGVDGISLFIIVLSTFITLIGLISLTIEKNLKNLIVSLLFLEMTMVGVFVALDAVMFYIFWELSLVPMLYIIGYWGSELRIYASIKFFLYTFTGSLIMLVGMLYLAYLYYQATGSISFAITDWHNLVLPYDTQIWLFIAFFIGLAIKVPMFPFHTWLPYAHGQAPTIGSVILAAVLLKMGTYGFVRLSLPIFPDASVAAILPVAILSLIMIIYTAMVAYAQEDMKQVIAYSSISHMGVIVLGTFAMNVEGIAGSIFLMISHGIVSGALFMLVGNIYDRKHTKLIREFGGLASVMPKYATIFGIMLMASVGLPLTIGFVGEFLSLLGFYKISPGLTLLAGTSIILGAVYMLRLYKESFFGPITKEENKKLIDLNAKELFSLVPLVLVVIWLGVYPKPVLGPIDTSVKNMLSLMEKKAVTKEAKDILSSNRVKAEARK, from the coding sequence ATGGATCATATTCTAACGATACTGGTATTTTTCCCAGCGCTTGCTGGAATGCTAGGTTTTATAGTAAACAAAGATAGCATAAGAGCATATGGTATAACAGTTGCTGCTATAGAATTTTTATTATCTCTTTGGCTATGGTTTAGTTTTGACGGAACAAATGGAGGTTTTCAATTTGTTGAGCTACTTCCGTTAATCCCACAATATGGTATTAATTATTATTTAGGAGTAGATGGTATATCACTCTTTATAATTGTACTTTCAACTTTTATAACATTAATAGGATTGATTTCATTAACAATTGAGAAAAATCTTAAAAATCTGATTGTATCTTTGCTATTCTTAGAAATGACAATGGTTGGAGTGTTTGTTGCTCTAGATGCAGTTATGTTTTATATATTTTGGGAGCTTTCACTTGTTCCTATGTTATATATTATAGGATATTGGGGTAGTGAATTAAGAATATATGCATCTATTAAATTTTTCTTATATACCTTTACCGGATCATTGATAATGTTAGTTGGTATGTTATATCTTGCTTATTTATACTATCAAGCTACTGGAAGTATAAGTTTTGCTATTACAGATTGGCACAATTTAGTTCTTCCTTATGATACTCAAATTTGGCTATTCATCGCTTTTTTTATTGGTCTAGCTATAAAGGTGCCAATGTTTCCATTTCATACATGGCTTCCTTATGCACATGGACAAGCACCAACAATAGGTTCAGTTATACTTGCTGCAGTATTGCTTAAAATGGGTACATATGGATTTGTTAGATTATCATTGCCAATTTTTCCTGATGCATCTGTTGCAGCAATTTTACCTGTTGCAATTTTATCTTTAATAATGATAATTTATACAGCTATGGTAGCATATGCCCAAGAAGATATGAAGCAAGTTATAGCATATAGCTCTATTTCTCATATGGGTGTTATAGTTCTTGGTACTTTTGCAATGAATGTGGAGGGAATTGCAGGTTCAATATTTTTAATGATAAGTCACGGTATTGTAAGTGGTGCACTATTTATGCTAGTTGGTAATATTTATGATAGAAAACATACAAAACTTATTCGTGAGTTTGGAGGTTTAGCTTCAGTAATGCCAAAATATGCAACTATTTTTGGAATAATGCTTATGGCTTCAGTGGGACTTCCTTTGACTATAGGCTTTGTTGGTGAGTTTTTAAGTTTACTTGGATTTTATAAAATATCTCCAGGATTAACACTGTTAGCTGGAACTTCAATAATTTTAGGTGCTGTTTATATGCTAAGACTCTATAAAGAGAGTTTTTTTGGTCCAATCACAAAAGAAGAGAATAAAAAACTTATAGATTTAAATGCAAAAGAGCTATTTTCATTAGTACCATTGGTTTTAGTTGTAA